The proteins below are encoded in one region of Equus przewalskii isolate Varuska chromosome 1, EquPr2, whole genome shotgun sequence:
- the SORD gene encoding sorbitol dehydrogenase isoform X2: protein MAAAKSENLSVVVHGPGDLRLENYLIPEPGPNEVLLKMHSVGICGSDVHYWEHGRIGHFVVKKPMVLGHEASATVVKVGSLVQHLKPGDRVAIEPGAPRETDEFCKIGRYNLSPSIFFCATPPDDGNLCRFYKHNASFCYKLPDNVTFEEGALIEPLSVGIHACRRGGVTLGNKVFVCGAGPIGLVTLLVAKAMGAAQVVVTDLSASRLSKAKELGADFILHISKESPQEIASKVEDLLGCKPEVTIECTGAEAAIQAGIYATRSGGTLVLVGLGSEMTTVPLVHAATREVDIKGVFRYCNTWPMAISMLASKSVNVKPLVTHRFPLEKALEAFETSKKGLGLKVMLKCDPDDQNP from the exons ATGGCGGCGGCCAAGTCTGAGAACCTCTCCGTGGTGGTGCACGGACCCGGGGACCTGCGCCTG gAGAACTATCTTATCCCTGAACCAGGCCCCAATG AGGTGCTGCTGAAGATGCATTCCGTTGGAATCTGCGGCTCAGATGTCCACTACTGGGAGCATGGTCGAATTGGGCATTTTGTTGTGAAAaagccaatggtgctggggcatGAAGCTTCAGCGACAGTCGTGAAAGTGGGATCATTGGTACAGCACCTAAAGCCAG GTGATCGTGTTGCCATTGAGCCTGGTGCTCCCCGAGAGACTGATGAATTCTGTAAGATTGGCCGATACAATCTGTCGCCGTCCATCTTCTTCTGTGCCACACCCCCCGATGACGGGAACCTCTGCCGGTTCTATAAGCACAATGCCAGCTTCTGCTACAA GCTTCCTGACAATGTCACCTTTGAGGAAGGGGCCCTGATTGAGCCGCTGTCTGTGGGAATCCACGCCTGCCGGCGAGGTGGAGTCACCCTGGGAAACAAAGTCTTTGTGTGTGGAGCTG GGCCGATCGGACTAGTCACTTTACTCGTGGCCAAGGCAATGGGTGCGGCTCAAGTGGTGGTGACTG ATCTGTCTGCCTCTCGGTTGTCTAAAGCCAAAGAACTCGGGGCTGATTTCATCCTCCACATCTCCAAGGAGAGCCCTCAGGAAATTGCCAGTAAAGTGGAAGATCTACTGGGGTGCAAGCCAGAAGTCACCATTGAGTGCACGGGGGCAGAGGCCGCCATCCAGGCCGGCATCTAT GCCACTCGTTCTGGTGGGACCCTGGTACTTGTGGGGCTGGGCTCTGAGATGACCACTGTGCCCCTAGTGCACGCAGCCACCAGGGAGGTGGATATCAAGGGCGTGTTTCGATACTGCAACAC GTGGCCGATGGCGATTTCCATGCTTGCGTCCAAGTCTGTGAATGTAAAGCCCTTAGTCACCCATAGGTTTCCTCTGGAGAAAGCTCTGGAGGCTTTTGAAACATCCAAAAAAGGATTGGGGTTGAAAGTCATGCTGAAGTGCGACCCTGACGACCAGAATCCCTGA
- the SORD gene encoding sorbitol dehydrogenase isoform X4: protein MFVACLLQRGESGAKENYLIPEPGPNEVLLKMHSVGICGSDVHYWEHGRIGHFVVKKPMVLGHEASATVVKVGSLVQHLKPGDRVAIEPGAPRETDEFCKIGRYNLSPSIFFCATPPDDGNLCRFYKHNASFCYKLPDNVTFEEGALIEPLSVGIHACRRGGVTLGNKVFVCGAGPIGLVTLLVAKAMGAAQVVVTDLSASRLSKAKELGADFILHISKESPQEIASKVEDLLGCKPEVTIECTGAEAAIQAGIYATRSGGTLVLVGLGSEMTTVPLVHAATREVDIKGVFRYCNTWPMAISMLASKSVNVKPLVTHRFPLEKALEAFETSKKGLGLKVMLKCDPDDQNP, encoded by the exons ATGTTC GTGGCATGTCTTCTGCAGAGAGGGGAGAGCGGAGCCAAG gAGAACTATCTTATCCCTGAACCAGGCCCCAATG AGGTGCTGCTGAAGATGCATTCCGTTGGAATCTGCGGCTCAGATGTCCACTACTGGGAGCATGGTCGAATTGGGCATTTTGTTGTGAAAaagccaatggtgctggggcatGAAGCTTCAGCGACAGTCGTGAAAGTGGGATCATTGGTACAGCACCTAAAGCCAG GTGATCGTGTTGCCATTGAGCCTGGTGCTCCCCGAGAGACTGATGAATTCTGTAAGATTGGCCGATACAATCTGTCGCCGTCCATCTTCTTCTGTGCCACACCCCCCGATGACGGGAACCTCTGCCGGTTCTATAAGCACAATGCCAGCTTCTGCTACAA GCTTCCTGACAATGTCACCTTTGAGGAAGGGGCCCTGATTGAGCCGCTGTCTGTGGGAATCCACGCCTGCCGGCGAGGTGGAGTCACCCTGGGAAACAAAGTCTTTGTGTGTGGAGCTG GGCCGATCGGACTAGTCACTTTACTCGTGGCCAAGGCAATGGGTGCGGCTCAAGTGGTGGTGACTG ATCTGTCTGCCTCTCGGTTGTCTAAAGCCAAAGAACTCGGGGCTGATTTCATCCTCCACATCTCCAAGGAGAGCCCTCAGGAAATTGCCAGTAAAGTGGAAGATCTACTGGGGTGCAAGCCAGAAGTCACCATTGAGTGCACGGGGGCAGAGGCCGCCATCCAGGCCGGCATCTAT GCCACTCGTTCTGGTGGGACCCTGGTACTTGTGGGGCTGGGCTCTGAGATGACCACTGTGCCCCTAGTGCACGCAGCCACCAGGGAGGTGGATATCAAGGGCGTGTTTCGATACTGCAACAC GTGGCCGATGGCGATTTCCATGCTTGCGTCCAAGTCTGTGAATGTAAAGCCCTTAGTCACCCATAGGTTTCCTCTGGAGAAAGCTCTGGAGGCTTTTGAAACATCCAAAAAAGGATTGGGGTTGAAAGTCATGCTGAAGTGCGACCCTGACGACCAGAATCCCTGA
- the SORD gene encoding sorbitol dehydrogenase isoform X3 codes for MIHVACLLQRGESGAKENYLIPEPGPNEVLLKMHSVGICGSDVHYWEHGRIGHFVVKKPMVLGHEASATVVKVGSLVQHLKPGDRVAIEPGAPRETDEFCKIGRYNLSPSIFFCATPPDDGNLCRFYKHNASFCYKLPDNVTFEEGALIEPLSVGIHACRRGGVTLGNKVFVCGAGPIGLVTLLVAKAMGAAQVVVTDLSASRLSKAKELGADFILHISKESPQEIASKVEDLLGCKPEVTIECTGAEAAIQAGIYATRSGGTLVLVGLGSEMTTVPLVHAATREVDIKGVFRYCNTWPMAISMLASKSVNVKPLVTHRFPLEKALEAFETSKKGLGLKVMLKCDPDDQNP; via the exons ATGATTCAT GTGGCATGTCTTCTGCAGAGAGGGGAGAGCGGAGCCAAG gAGAACTATCTTATCCCTGAACCAGGCCCCAATG AGGTGCTGCTGAAGATGCATTCCGTTGGAATCTGCGGCTCAGATGTCCACTACTGGGAGCATGGTCGAATTGGGCATTTTGTTGTGAAAaagccaatggtgctggggcatGAAGCTTCAGCGACAGTCGTGAAAGTGGGATCATTGGTACAGCACCTAAAGCCAG GTGATCGTGTTGCCATTGAGCCTGGTGCTCCCCGAGAGACTGATGAATTCTGTAAGATTGGCCGATACAATCTGTCGCCGTCCATCTTCTTCTGTGCCACACCCCCCGATGACGGGAACCTCTGCCGGTTCTATAAGCACAATGCCAGCTTCTGCTACAA GCTTCCTGACAATGTCACCTTTGAGGAAGGGGCCCTGATTGAGCCGCTGTCTGTGGGAATCCACGCCTGCCGGCGAGGTGGAGTCACCCTGGGAAACAAAGTCTTTGTGTGTGGAGCTG GGCCGATCGGACTAGTCACTTTACTCGTGGCCAAGGCAATGGGTGCGGCTCAAGTGGTGGTGACTG ATCTGTCTGCCTCTCGGTTGTCTAAAGCCAAAGAACTCGGGGCTGATTTCATCCTCCACATCTCCAAGGAGAGCCCTCAGGAAATTGCCAGTAAAGTGGAAGATCTACTGGGGTGCAAGCCAGAAGTCACCATTGAGTGCACGGGGGCAGAGGCCGCCATCCAGGCCGGCATCTAT GCCACTCGTTCTGGTGGGACCCTGGTACTTGTGGGGCTGGGCTCTGAGATGACCACTGTGCCCCTAGTGCACGCAGCCACCAGGGAGGTGGATATCAAGGGCGTGTTTCGATACTGCAACAC GTGGCCGATGGCGATTTCCATGCTTGCGTCCAAGTCTGTGAATGTAAAGCCCTTAGTCACCCATAGGTTTCCTCTGGAGAAAGCTCTGGAGGCTTTTGAAACATCCAAAAAAGGATTGGGGTTGAAAGTCATGCTGAAGTGCGACCCTGACGACCAGAATCCCTGA
- the SORD gene encoding sorbitol dehydrogenase isoform X1, producing the protein MIHVRESLSLTRARAPVPRVQLPIGQPHLGVPRFRNPNISKPETPHIATGFRNSSQMPPFPSLPASCGILKKVACLLQRGESGAKENYLIPEPGPNEVLLKMHSVGICGSDVHYWEHGRIGHFVVKKPMVLGHEASATVVKVGSLVQHLKPGDRVAIEPGAPRETDEFCKIGRYNLSPSIFFCATPPDDGNLCRFYKHNASFCYKLPDNVTFEEGALIEPLSVGIHACRRGGVTLGNKVFVCGAGPIGLVTLLVAKAMGAAQVVVTDLSASRLSKAKELGADFILHISKESPQEIASKVEDLLGCKPEVTIECTGAEAAIQAGIYATRSGGTLVLVGLGSEMTTVPLVHAATREVDIKGVFRYCNTWPMAISMLASKSVNVKPLVTHRFPLEKALEAFETSKKGLGLKVMLKCDPDDQNP; encoded by the exons ATGATTCATGTTCGTGAGTCTCTATCCCTGACCCGGGCCCGAGCGCCAGTCCCACGAGTACAACTGCCTATTGGACAGCCCCACCTGGGTGTTCCCAGATTCCGAAATCCCAACATATCCAAACCTGAAACTCCCCACATTGCCACAGGCTTTAGGAATTCATCTCAGAtgcctcccttcccctcactTCCCGCCTCATGTGGGATCTTGAAGAAG GTGGCATGTCTTCTGCAGAGAGGGGAGAGCGGAGCCAAG gAGAACTATCTTATCCCTGAACCAGGCCCCAATG AGGTGCTGCTGAAGATGCATTCCGTTGGAATCTGCGGCTCAGATGTCCACTACTGGGAGCATGGTCGAATTGGGCATTTTGTTGTGAAAaagccaatggtgctggggcatGAAGCTTCAGCGACAGTCGTGAAAGTGGGATCATTGGTACAGCACCTAAAGCCAG GTGATCGTGTTGCCATTGAGCCTGGTGCTCCCCGAGAGACTGATGAATTCTGTAAGATTGGCCGATACAATCTGTCGCCGTCCATCTTCTTCTGTGCCACACCCCCCGATGACGGGAACCTCTGCCGGTTCTATAAGCACAATGCCAGCTTCTGCTACAA GCTTCCTGACAATGTCACCTTTGAGGAAGGGGCCCTGATTGAGCCGCTGTCTGTGGGAATCCACGCCTGCCGGCGAGGTGGAGTCACCCTGGGAAACAAAGTCTTTGTGTGTGGAGCTG GGCCGATCGGACTAGTCACTTTACTCGTGGCCAAGGCAATGGGTGCGGCTCAAGTGGTGGTGACTG ATCTGTCTGCCTCTCGGTTGTCTAAAGCCAAAGAACTCGGGGCTGATTTCATCCTCCACATCTCCAAGGAGAGCCCTCAGGAAATTGCCAGTAAAGTGGAAGATCTACTGGGGTGCAAGCCAGAAGTCACCATTGAGTGCACGGGGGCAGAGGCCGCCATCCAGGCCGGCATCTAT GCCACTCGTTCTGGTGGGACCCTGGTACTTGTGGGGCTGGGCTCTGAGATGACCACTGTGCCCCTAGTGCACGCAGCCACCAGGGAGGTGGATATCAAGGGCGTGTTTCGATACTGCAACAC GTGGCCGATGGCGATTTCCATGCTTGCGTCCAAGTCTGTGAATGTAAAGCCCTTAGTCACCCATAGGTTTCCTCTGGAGAAAGCTCTGGAGGCTTTTGAAACATCCAAAAAAGGATTGGGGTTGAAAGTCATGCTGAAGTGCGACCCTGACGACCAGAATCCCTGA